In the genome of Pan troglodytes isolate AG18354 chromosome 15, NHGRI_mPanTro3-v2.0_pri, whole genome shotgun sequence, one region contains:
- the TUNAR gene encoding protein TUNAR isoform X1, with translation MVITSGNDEDRGGQEKESKEESVLAMLGIIGTILNLIVIIFVYIYTTL, from the coding sequence ATGGTAATCACTAGTGGAAATGATGAAGACAGAGGaggtcaagaaaaagaaagtaaagaggaGAGTGTCTTGGCAATGCTGGGGATTATCGGGACCATTCTGAACCTGATTGTGATCATATTTGTCTACATATACACCACCCTGTGA
- the TUNAR gene encoding protein TUNAR — translation MRFSVSLARKIKTFAPKMVITSGNDEDRGGQEKESKEESVLAMLGIIGTILNLIVIIFVYIYTTL, via the coding sequence GTTAGCCTGGCAAGGAAGATAAAGACATTTGCACCCAAGATGGTAATCACTAGTGGAAATGATGAAGACAGAGGaggtcaagaaaaagaaagtaaagaggaGAGTGTCTTGGCAATGCTGGGGATTATCGGGACCATTCTGAACCTGATTGTGATCATATTTGTCTACATATACACCACCCTGTGA